In a genomic window of Acidobacteriota bacterium:
- a CDS encoding type II toxin-antitoxin system RelE/ParE family toxin: MQAAAVPFDVKPPSWRVRDAPGFPFLGCLKYETFANVRPILFHPGARAAIRRFPKEVRTGLGRHLFQLQLGEQLAMPHSRAMPSVAAGVSELRVQGEDGAYRAFYFTLSREGILVFHAFVKKTRQTPAQKL, translated from the coding sequence TTGCAAGCTGCGGCGGTGCCGTTTGACGTAAAGCCGCCATCCTGGCGGGTGCGAGATGCCCCTGGCTTTCCATTCCTTGGTTGTCTCAAATATGAGACATTCGCGAATGTGAGGCCGATCCTCTTCCATCCGGGCGCGCGCGCCGCCATCCGCCGCTTTCCGAAAGAGGTCCGCACTGGCTTGGGTAGACACCTTTTTCAGCTTCAGCTGGGGGAGCAGTTGGCAATGCCTCACTCGCGAGCAATGCCCAGCGTGGCCGCAGGCGTTTCGGAACTCCGCGTTCAGGGCGAGGACGGCGCGTATCGCGCGTTCTACTTCACGCTCTCGCGGGAAGGAATTCTCGTGTTCCACGCATTTGTCAAAAAGACACGGCAAACTCCGGCCCAGAAATTGTAG